The Podospora pseudocomata strain CBS 415.72m chromosome 1 map unlocalized CBS415.72m_1, whole genome shotgun sequence genome has a segment encoding these proteins:
- a CDS encoding uncharacterized protein (MEROPS:MER0183709; EggNog:ENOG503NZUI; COG:S) produces the protein MSLFQYLIPDRNNTPLIVALTASITTITLVILDKILYPPLPKLLRSPLKTVLPTLPEDELKNLEYKPDTFPGARDVETPYGSIRIYEFGPVTGPKVLFIHGISTPCTTLSKLALSLSNHPSHPCRVMLFDLFGRGFSDNPADLPHDARLYISQILIALASSPISWTGSENAFKLVGYSLGGGIATHFAVSFPDLVRDLVLLAPAGMIRPASFGTLTRKVFTSGVVPRGLLHLATRRRLRRPIRSSTKRGKVTARLQERQDPASRLVEAETADDVGADGEPRTGLERRVLRQVQQQLVVHEGFVDAFMGCLKDGPLMGQEGAYKRLALRGGDEGKTTAIILGEEDELVNPGEYEEDLKPLLEGGNVVWEVVKGGHDFPMTWAEEVLGVVYKVWGWE, from the exons ATGAGCCTCTTTCAGTATCTCATACCGGACCGGAACAACACACCACTCATAGTAGCTCTCACagcctccatcaccaccatcactctcgtcatcctcgacaAAATCTTATATCCTCCCCTACCTAAACTCCTTCGCTCCCCTCTCAAAACCGtcctcccaaccctccccgAAGACGAACTCAAAAACCTAGAATACAAACCCGACACCTTCCCCGGCGCCCGTGATGTCGAGACTCCC tATGGCTCCATCCGCATCTACGAATTCGGCCCCGTCACCGGCCCCAAAGTTCTCTTCATCCACGGCATCTCAACCCCCTGCACAACCCTCTCGAaactcgccctctccctctccaaccacccctcccacccatgCCGGGTAATGCTCTTTGACCTCTTCGGCAGGGGCTTCTCCGACAACCCGGCCGACCTCCCCCACGACGCTAGGCTGTACATCTCCCAAATCCTCATCGCCCTGGCCTCTTCTCCCATATCCTGGACCGGAAGCGAAAACGCCTTCAAGCTGGTGGGGTACTCCCTCGGCGGGGGCATCGCCACCCACTTTGCGGTTTCGTTCCCTGATTTGGTGAGGGATCTGGTGCTGCTTGCCCCGGCGGGGATGATTCGGCCCGCATCGTTTGGGACGTTGACGAGAAAGGTTTTCACTAGTGGCGTTGTGCCGAGGGGGTTGCTGCATTTGGctacgaggaggaggttgcggagGCCGATTCGGTCGAGCACGAAACGGGGGAAGGTGACGGCCAGGTTGCAGGAGCGGCAGGATCCTGCGTcgaggctggtggaggcggagacggcggatgatgttggggctgatggggagCCGAGgacggggttggagaggagggtgttgaggcaGGTGCAGCAGCAGTTGGTGGTTCACGAGGGGTTTGTGGATGCTTTTATGGGTTGTTTGAAGGATGGGCCGTTGATGGGGCAGGAGGGGGCTTATAAGAGATTGgctttgagggggggggatgaggggaagACGACGGCGATCATactgggagaggaggacgagctgGTCAATCCGGGGGAGTATGAGGAGGATTTGAAGCCGttgttggaaggggggaatgtggtttgggaggtggtgaagggggggcaTGATTTTCCTATGACttgggcggaggaggtgctgggggTCGTTTATAaagtttgggggtgggaatga